One Trichoderma asperellum chromosome 5, complete sequence genomic region harbors:
- a CDS encoding uncharacterized protein (MEROPS:MER0000474) → MAIYDTMSYIKSPVATVCVGGAASMAAILLAGGAPGKRCALPHSSIMIHQPLGGTRGQASDILIYANQIQRIREQSNQIMQYHLNKAKGFDKYSLEEINDLMERDKYLSVTEALELGVIDEIFSTRKDQDQPKKEEGEEKKY, encoded by the coding sequence ATGGCGATATATGATACGATGTCTTATATCAAGTCTCCCGTCGCAACTGTATGTGTCGGAGGTGCGGCGTCTATGGCAGCTATCCTGCTTGCTGGAGGTGCGCCAGGCAAGCGCTGTGCTCTTCCGCACAGCTCCATAATGATTCACCAGCCATTGGGCGGCACTAGAGGGCAGGCGTCGGATATTTTGATTTACGCAAACCAGATCCAAAGGATAAGAGAGCAGTCGAACCAAATCATGCAATATCATCTGAACAAGGCGAAGGGATTCGACAAGTATAGCCTAGAAGAGATTAACGATCTTATGGAGAGAGACAAATATCTAAGCGTGACAGAAGCATTGGAGCTCGGAGTCATTGACGAGATATTTTCAACGAGGAAAGATCAGGATCAgccaaagaaagaggaaggagaagagaagaaatacTAA
- a CDS encoding uncharacterized protein (MEROPS:MER0000474): MLRSRLLPALRALPMRHARSFGFSSTATPANSAPSMNIPMPYIEETSATGRKTWDIFSKLLQQRIICLNGEIDDYMSASIVAQLLWLESDSPEKPITMYINSPGGSVTSGMAIYDTMSYIKSPVATVCVGGAASMAAILLAGGAPGKRCALPHSSIMIHQPLGGTRGQASDILIYANQIQRIREQSNQIMQYHLNKAKGFDKYSLEEINDLMERDKYLSVTEALELGVIDEIFSTRKDQDQPKKEEGEEKKY, from the exons ATGCTACGATCCAGATTGCTACCAGCCCTACGGGCACTGCCAATGCGACATGCCAGATCCTTTGGTTTCTCCAGCACTGCTACTCCTGCCAACAGTGCGCCGTCAATGAACATCCCAATGCCGTATATCGAGGAGACATCA GCAACTGGCAGAAAAACAT GGGACATCTTTTCAAAGCTACTACAG CAACGAATAATATGTCTAAACGGCGAAATCGACGACTACATGTCAGCCTCTATAGTGGCACAGCTTCTATGGCTAGAATCAGACTCCCCGGAGAAGCCGATTACGATGTACATTAATTCACCGGGTGGCTCTGTCACGTCAG GCATGGCGATATATGATACGATGTCTTATATCAAGTCTCCCGTCGCAACTGTATGTGTCGGAGGTGCGGCGTCTATGGCAGCTATCCTGCTTGCTGGAGGTGCGCCAGGCAAGCGCTGTGCTCTTCCGCACAGCTCCATAATGATTCACCAGCCATTGGGCGGCACTAGAGGGCAGGCGTCGGATATTTTGATTTACGCAAACCAGATCCAAAGGATAAGAGAGCAGTCGAACCAAATCATGCAATATCATCTGAACAAGGCGAAGGGATTCGACAAGTATAGCCTAGAAGAGATTAACGATCTTATGGAGAGAGACAAATATCTAAGCGTGACAGAAGCATTGGAGCTCGGAGTCATTGACGAGATATTTTCAACGAGGAAAGATCAGGATCAgccaaagaaagaggaaggagaagagaagaaatacTAA
- a CDS encoding uncharacterized protein (EggNog:ENOG41), with amino-acid sequence MKRCTALRPSSLGALNPHLGQRWHSYDKASLTREALAQKVEAGLGHDADGKSLKINPEAKTVSTAAGDLPISPIFDPAWMQARRKTAKSAPGPPLGRFRRKLANNPFAQALATPIRRCPNSATSLPRYFLQDFEMIRHPETGAAWWAPGPLAFEHVLPTKRPDEPQADRNGGRDRAAAAAAGLVSASAPASNDTITGPARPRRSPITSYTLSRKSLVDMIGGPNKKYLALLSAIRTGMAVAPDNRDAVWREDMGSLLLGMMRKYVVDALIVRGNRPHGPKDRFIQPCISWKDVEGVRMRGCVIWLPEKSDGPKQYATLDVEGARYGRKMVVHNLRYLLGDEELQRLRDSAEVFREGEIFVLKQWASTSMMKLHLLLWKLQGYLAAESDTGSSLERR; translated from the exons ATGAAACGATGTACTGCGCTCCGCCCGAGCAGCCTTGGGGCTTTGAATCCGCATCTGGGCCAAAGATGGCACTCCTACGATAAGGCGTCTTTGACACGAGAGGCCCTTGCACAGAAGGTCGAAGCTGGGCTTGGACACGATGCGGACGGCAAATCACTAAAAATCAATCCTGAGGCGAAGACGGTCTCTACTGCCGCAGGAGATCTTCCCATCTCACCCATATTTGATCCAGCATGGATGCAAGCCAGGCGAAAGACTGCAAAGTCTGCTCCTGGTCCACCACTAGGCAGATTTCGACGAAAGCTCGCAAACAATCCCTTTG CACAGGCTCTTGCTACGCCGATCCGCAGATGTCCAAACAGCGCCACCAGCCTGCCGCGGTATTTCTTACAGGACTTTGAGATGATAAGACACCCGGAAACAGGTGCTGCATGGTGGGCTCCCGGCCCGCTGGCCTTTGAACATGTTCTGCCTACGAAGCGACCAGACGAGCCACAAGCCGACAGGAATGGCGGACGCGacagagctgctgcggctgcggctggacTCGTGTCAGCATCTGCACCAGCCTCGAACGATACCATAACGGGCCCGGCCCGGCCACGGAGGTCGCCAATAACAAGTTACACGCTGAGTCGCAAGTCGCTGGTTGATATGATTGGCGGACCAAACAAAAAATATCTCGCCCTTTTGTCAGCGATCCGAACCGGCATGGCCGTAGCTCCGGATAATAGAGATGCGGTATGGAGAGAAGATATGGGGAGTTTGCTGCTGGGGATGATGCGCAAATACGTAGTAGATGCGCTGATTGTTCGCGGCAATCGACCACACGGGCCCAAGGACAGATTCATCCAACCTTGTATCAGTTGGAAGGATGTCGAAGGAGTCAGAATGCGGGGTTGCGTTATTTGGCTGCCAGAGAAAAGTGATGGTCCGAAACAATACGCTACACTAGACGTGGAAGGGGCCCGATATGGAAGGAAGATGGTGGTACACAACCTACGATACCTCCTCGGCGACgaagagctgcagcggctAAGAGACTCGGCTGAGGTGTTTCGAGAGGGAGAGATATTCGTGCTTAAGCAGTGGGCGAGCACGAGCATGATGAAACTGCATCTCTTACTGTGGAAGCTGCAAGGATATCTGGCGGCGGAATCAGATACAGGCAGCAGTTTAGAGAGGCGATAG
- a CDS encoding uncharacterized protein (EggNog:ENOG41): MLYASKRSFGAESPTLHDAPQRTSHPSHRQPLTMRSPSLQLIQPENWAQPNMPTYNTPIFLIHDGSGTTLAYQFLEILGRYTYGIRNPYYYSGQVFEGGISEMAFLYASWIRKTVQDKDFPAKKRNMDGSTSIFLGGWSLGGLLSMEIARQLAMDDVVRVSGILMIDSVFPGGSGSLPARSAPLAPTFGVPMANRFSGVRFPDVSARGMICDDDVSSDDESLPDDVLTDDASRDGSSEDESSTDEEEAIMNKIRSKNCMAEAVRMVRQWRLPQWSGRLYDRRPKVVLLRAKNYVPAKEGRTVGLDLNRDDPLLGWGDYDEEMFSHVYDVDGHHFNLFEYEKISNMTRTIKKGLDRLEEASQMMMFGEGW; this comes from the coding sequence ATGTTATACGCAAGCAAACGCAGCTTCGGCGCTGAATCACCGACCTTACACGACGCGCCGCAGAGAACAAGCCACCCGTCACATCGCCAGCCACTCACAATGCGGTCTCCAAGcctccagctcatccagcCTGAGAACTGGGCTCAGCCAAATATGCCCACCTACAACACTCCCATCTTCCTGATCCACGACGGCAGCGGCACCACCTTGGCCTACCAATTCCTGGAGATCCTGGGCCGCTACACCTATGGCATCCGCAACCCCTACTACTACTCCGGCCAGGTCTTCGAGGGCGGCATCTCCGAGATGGCCTTTTTATACGCGTCATGGATCCGAAAGACGGTGCAGGACAAGGATTTCcctgccaagaagaggaatatgGACGGCAGCACAAGCATCTTCCTGGGCGGCTGGAGCTTGGGCGGCCTGCTCAGCATGGAGATTGCGCGACAGCTGGCGATGGACGACGTCGTGAGGGTCTCGGGCATCCTCATGATCGACAGCGTCTTTCCTGGCGGGTCAGGGTCTCTGCCTGCACGCTCGGCCCCTCTTGCTCCCACATTTGGAGTGCCTATGGCAAACAGGTTCTCCGGCGTTAGATTCCCTGATGTTTCTGCACGCGGGATGATTTGTGATGACGACGTGTCCAGCGATGACGAATCGCTGCCAGATGATGTCTTGACCGATGACGCTTCAAGAGATGGCTCATCGGAGGATGAGTCGTCAaccgacgaagaggaggccaTCATGAACAAGATTCGCTCCAAGAACTGCATGGCAGAGGCTGTGCGTATGGTCCGGCAGTGGCGTCTTCCCCAGTGGTCAGGCAGACTCTACGACCGCCGACCAAAAGTGGTTCTACTGCGCGCGAAAAACTACGTGCCGGCAAAGGAAGGCCGCACTGTCGGCCTGGATCTAAACAGAGATGATCCTCTGCTCGGCTGGGGCGATTACGACGAGGAGATGTTTAGCCATGTCTATGATGTTGACGGACACCACTTTAATCTGTTTGAGTATGAGAAGATATCCAacatgacgaggacgatcaAGAAGGGCTTGGATAGGCTGGAGGAGGCCTcccagatgatgatgtttgGCGAGGGCTGGTAG